A genomic stretch from Streptomyces sp. QL37 includes:
- a CDS encoding helix-turn-helix domain-containing protein: MRPTATVRPGTAERAAPSPMLQRLEAERATGALMRDRGTLYLADGQVVHAESPATPGIDVLLTTGGALRSEGWWEAVAQAGAGQRVGRYLVDSGRVPGGALELCHLGALYDAAFFALAPTHTPARFRYGVSHWIGPVRPVPVHAVQRETLRRRELLDRIWPDALTDSAPLAPTARPVDAPVPPRQRRVLALVNGERTATDIAQELGRSAFHILVDLRRLAAAGLVEAVRPAAAGSAPSSGPGRVTLPEVTSDPDVALLRRLRDALEAL, encoded by the coding sequence ATGAGACCCACCGCCACCGTCCGGCCCGGCACAGCCGAACGGGCCGCGCCCTCCCCGATGCTGCAGCGGCTCGAGGCGGAGCGCGCCACCGGCGCACTGATGCGCGACCGCGGCACCCTCTATCTCGCCGACGGCCAGGTCGTCCACGCGGAGAGCCCCGCGACCCCCGGAATCGACGTCCTGCTCACCACGGGCGGCGCCCTGCGCTCGGAGGGCTGGTGGGAGGCGGTCGCCCAGGCGGGTGCCGGACAGCGGGTCGGCCGCTACCTCGTGGACAGCGGCCGGGTCCCCGGCGGCGCGCTGGAACTCTGCCATCTGGGCGCCCTGTACGACGCGGCGTTCTTCGCCCTGGCCCCCACGCACACGCCCGCCCGCTTCCGCTACGGCGTCTCCCACTGGATCGGCCCCGTCCGCCCCGTGCCCGTGCACGCCGTGCAGCGAGAGACGCTCCGGCGCCGGGAACTCCTGGACCGGATCTGGCCGGACGCGCTCACCGACAGCGCGCCGCTCGCCCCCACGGCCCGCCCCGTGGACGCCCCGGTCCCGCCGCGCCAGCGCCGCGTCCTGGCCCTGGTGAACGGCGAACGCACGGCCACGGACATCGCCCAGGAGCTGGGCCGTTCGGCCTTCCACATCCTGGTCGACCTGCGCCGGCTGGCGGCCGCCGGGCTCGTCGAGGCGGTCCGCCCCGCCGCAGCGGGCTCCGCACCGTCGTCCGGGCCCGGCCGCGTCACGCTGCCCGAGGTCACGAGCGACCCCGACGTCGCCCTGCTGCGCCGGCTCAGAGACGCATTGGAGGCCTTGTGA
- a CDS encoding SGNH/GDSL hydrolase family protein, translating into MARRIAAGAAYGGGSVGLIGAATVGLVLAEVQLAKRQVGGGKAPVPPSADGRYGVAFAGPSDPLRFVLLGDSTAAGQGVRRAGQTPGALLASGLAAVAERPVDLRNVALPGARSDDLERQVSLVLADPSGVPDVCAIMIGANDVTHRMPATQSVRCLSTAVRRLRTAGAEVVVGTCPDLGTIEPVYQPLRWLARRVSRQLAAAQTIGAVEQGGRTVSLGDLLGPEFEANPRELFGPDNYHPSAEGYATASMAMLPTLCAALGLWPESDHLDGSRREGMLPVAKAASRAAREAGTEVTAARAPWALLKHRRRRRLPAHTEPVPHDGTATDTDGGHIPGHGSGATWRRA; encoded by the coding sequence GTGGCGCGGCGGATCGCAGCGGGTGCGGCCTATGGGGGCGGCAGCGTAGGTCTGATCGGTGCGGCGACGGTGGGGCTGGTACTGGCCGAGGTACAGCTGGCGAAACGGCAGGTGGGCGGGGGCAAGGCCCCGGTCCCGCCGAGTGCGGACGGGCGGTACGGGGTGGCGTTCGCCGGCCCCTCCGATCCGTTGCGCTTCGTCCTGCTGGGCGACTCGACGGCGGCCGGCCAGGGCGTACGGAGAGCCGGCCAGACCCCGGGGGCGCTGCTGGCGTCCGGCCTGGCGGCGGTGGCCGAGCGACCGGTGGATCTGCGGAACGTGGCACTGCCGGGGGCCCGGTCGGACGATCTGGAGCGGCAGGTGTCCCTGGTGCTGGCCGATCCGTCGGGGGTGCCGGACGTCTGCGCGATCATGATCGGTGCGAACGACGTGACGCACCGGATGCCGGCGACACAGTCGGTGCGCTGTCTGAGCACGGCCGTACGGAGGCTGCGCACGGCCGGTGCGGAGGTCGTCGTGGGCACCTGCCCGGACCTGGGCACGATCGAGCCGGTCTACCAGCCGTTGCGGTGGCTGGCCCGGCGGGTGAGCCGGCAGTTGGCGGCGGCCCAGACGATCGGCGCGGTGGAACAGGGCGGGCGGACCGTCTCGCTGGGCGACCTGCTCGGGCCGGAGTTCGAGGCGAACCCCCGGGAGCTCTTCGGTCCCGACAACTACCACCCCTCGGCCGAGGGGTACGCGACCGCTTCGATGGCGATGCTGCCGACCCTGTGCGCGGCTCTCGGCCTGTGGCCGGAGTCCGACCACCTGGACGGTTCGCGCCGCGAGGGCATGCTGCCGGTCGCCAAGGCGGCCTCACGGGCCGCGCGCGAGGCGGGCACCGAGGTGACGGCGGCACGCGCGCCCTGGGCCCTGCTCAAGCACCGCAGGCGCCGGCGCCTGCCCGCCCATACGGAACCGGTCCCGCACGACGGCACGGCGACGGACACGGACGGCGGGCATATCCCGGGGCACGGGTCGGGGGCGACGTGGCGGCGCGCCTGA
- a CDS encoding maleylpyruvate isomerase family mycothiol-dependent enzyme codes for MATTTSSARAIPRTSGTRARLVNEAELRATLSTFRELSDEDWRRPTVCTGWNVRDMLAHTVGQYEEVPRPWVAVRRIRRAARTHPHLGRLDGHNEAQIEDRKAVPGRELIGALAHFAPQALIALRRMPAPLRRRVRLSLLYPEARALPDDSMDYLGNVLVVRDTWMHRVDLCDALGAEPVLDGHDREIVDQVVLDLALAWTGPAVEVDLTGPAGGRRLLGIGTPAATLRADPVDFARHVSGRPVRGRLELDGDPGARAALTAARVVF; via the coding sequence ATGGCCACCACGACATCCTCCGCCCGGGCCATCCCACGGACGTCCGGGACGCGGGCCCGCCTGGTCAACGAGGCCGAGCTCCGGGCGACGCTCTCCACGTTCCGTGAGCTCTCCGACGAGGACTGGCGGCGCCCGACCGTCTGCACCGGCTGGAACGTCCGGGACATGCTGGCGCACACCGTCGGCCAGTACGAGGAGGTGCCGCGCCCCTGGGTCGCCGTGCGCCGGATCCGGCGGGCCGCCCGGACCCATCCTCACCTCGGCCGGCTCGACGGCCACAACGAGGCCCAGATCGAGGACAGGAAGGCCGTTCCGGGCCGCGAACTGATCGGCGCCCTCGCCCACTTCGCCCCCCAGGCCCTCATCGCCCTGCGCCGCATGCCCGCGCCGCTCCGCCGCAGGGTCAGGCTGAGCCTGCTCTACCCGGAGGCGAGGGCACTGCCCGACGACTCGATGGACTATCTCGGCAACGTCCTCGTGGTCCGCGACACCTGGATGCACCGGGTGGACCTCTGCGACGCCCTCGGGGCCGAGCCGGTGCTCGACGGGCACGACCGGGAGATCGTGGACCAGGTGGTGCTCGACCTGGCCCTCGCCTGGACGGGCCCCGCGGTGGAGGTCGACCTCACCGGGCCCGCGGGAGGGCGTCGTCTGCTCGGCATCGGCACCCCGGCGGCGACCCTCCGCGCCGACCCGGTCGACTTCGCCCGGCATGTCTCGGGGCGGCCGGTCCGCGGCCGTCTGGAGCTGGACGGCGATCCCGGTGCGCGGGCCGCGCTGACGGCGGCCCGTGTCGTGTTCTGA
- a CDS encoding APC family permease, with protein MTASQPTTPAGEPALKRAIGPKLLILFVIGDILGTGIYATTGKVAGKVGGALWLPFLIGFVVALLTAASYVELVGKYPKAAGAALYTQKAFKVPFLTFIVAFMVMCSGLSSASAAARAFSGDYLGEFTDVLPPTLISILFILALAAINLRGVAESVKANVVLTLVELSGLAVILSIGAYAVFAGDGDPSRLTDLQTGGTGYALITGVLGATALGFFAFVGFEDSVNMAEETQNPARTFPRAIFIGVAVTGTIYVLVALVSSLLVDSRTLEGSSGPLLEVVKAGGVDFPPKLFALIALFAVTNSALINIMMASRLCYGMANERILPRAMGRVLAKRRTPWVGILFVTVLAVGLVSTGEIEGLGDTTSFLLLCVFAVVNISVLVLRKDRVDHRHFRTPTALPVLGAITSLILAGPLADRAADVYIRAGILLLIGIGLWVVNKAVMSARDNA; from the coding sequence GTGACCGCATCGCAGCCCACGACACCAGCCGGTGAGCCCGCCCTCAAGCGGGCCATCGGCCCCAAGCTCCTCATCCTGTTCGTCATCGGCGACATCCTCGGCACCGGCATCTACGCCACCACGGGCAAGGTCGCGGGCAAGGTCGGCGGGGCTCTCTGGCTGCCGTTCCTGATCGGTTTCGTGGTCGCGCTGCTCACGGCGGCCTCGTACGTCGAACTCGTCGGCAAGTACCCCAAGGCGGCCGGCGCCGCGCTCTACACCCAGAAGGCGTTCAAGGTCCCGTTCCTGACCTTCATCGTCGCCTTCATGGTCATGTGCTCGGGCCTGTCATCCGCCAGCGCCGCAGCCCGCGCCTTCAGCGGTGACTACCTCGGCGAGTTCACCGACGTCCTGCCGCCCACGCTCATCTCGATCCTCTTCATCCTCGCCCTCGCGGCGATCAACCTGCGGGGCGTCGCCGAGTCGGTGAAGGCGAACGTCGTCCTGACGCTCGTCGAGCTCAGCGGGCTCGCGGTGATCCTCTCCATCGGCGCCTACGCGGTGTTCGCCGGCGACGGCGATCCCTCCCGGCTCACCGACCTCCAGACGGGCGGCACGGGATACGCCCTGATCACCGGCGTCCTCGGCGCCACCGCGCTCGGCTTCTTCGCCTTCGTCGGCTTCGAGGACTCGGTGAACATGGCCGAGGAGACCCAGAACCCGGCCCGGACGTTCCCGCGTGCCATCTTCATCGGCGTCGCGGTGACCGGAACCATCTACGTCCTGGTCGCCCTGGTCTCGTCCCTGCTCGTCGACTCCCGCACCCTGGAGGGGTCCAGCGGCCCGCTCCTCGAGGTGGTGAAGGCGGGCGGCGTCGACTTCCCGCCCAAACTCTTCGCGCTCATCGCCCTGTTCGCGGTCACCAACTCGGCACTGATCAACATCATGATGGCCTCACGGCTCTGCTACGGCATGGCCAACGAGCGCATCCTGCCCCGGGCGATGGGCCGCGTCCTCGCCAAGCGCCGCACGCCCTGGGTCGGCATCCTCTTCGTGACCGTGCTCGCCGTCGGACTCGTCTCCACCGGCGAGATCGAGGGCCTCGGCGACACCACGTCCTTCCTGCTCCTCTGCGTCTTCGCCGTCGTCAACATCTCCGTGCTGGTGCTGCGCAAGGACCGCGTGGACCACCGGCACTTCCGTACGCCGACGGCGCTGCCCGTGCTGGGGGCGATCACGTCCCTGATCCTGGCCGGCCCGCTGGCCGACCGGGCCGCCGACGTCTACATCCGGGCCGGGATCCTCCTCCTGATCGGAATCGGTCTCTGGGTGGTCAACAAGGCGGTGATGTCCGCCCGCGACAATGCCTGA
- a CDS encoding MurR/RpiR family transcriptional regulator translates to MSGSSPAARLQRLFEGQRLTPTQRRIAHSMVRRAADAPFLSSVELAELAGVSQPSVTRFAVALGFDGYPALRKHLREVTPEGAADGGGAEESFNEYQQAVRAEIENLRHLAELLADPAPVERAGRLLAGSRPLLVLGLRAASSQARGFGYFAAKVHPDVRVLDEGGSMLHDRIDAAARAGASALMCFALPRHPREAVDALAYARERGLTVVTVADSAFAPVAAHSDLLIPAAVGTGLAFDTACAPMLLGRVLLEAMCDGLPEAQARLEEFDARAAARGLFVE, encoded by the coding sequence ATGAGCGGGAGCAGCCCGGCTGCGCGGTTGCAGCGGCTCTTCGAGGGGCAGCGGCTCACGCCCACCCAGCGGCGGATCGCGCACTCCATGGTGCGGCGGGCGGCCGACGCCCCGTTCCTGTCGAGCGTGGAGCTCGCCGAACTGGCCGGGGTCAGCCAGCCGTCCGTCACCCGCTTCGCCGTCGCGCTCGGCTTCGACGGCTACCCCGCGCTGCGCAAGCACCTGAGGGAGGTCACCCCGGAGGGGGCGGCCGACGGGGGCGGGGCGGAGGAGAGCTTCAACGAGTACCAGCAGGCGGTGCGCGCGGAGATCGAGAACCTGCGGCACCTGGCCGAACTGCTCGCCGATCCGGCCCCCGTGGAGCGGGCGGGGCGGCTGCTCGCCGGGTCCCGGCCGCTGCTCGTGCTCGGGCTGCGGGCCGCGTCCTCGCAGGCCCGGGGGTTCGGGTACTTCGCCGCCAAGGTGCACCCGGACGTGCGGGTGCTCGACGAGGGCGGCAGCATGCTGCACGACCGTATCGACGCGGCCGCGCGTGCGGGGGCGAGCGCGCTGATGTGCTTCGCGCTGCCCCGGCACCCGCGCGAGGCCGTGGACGCGCTGGCGTACGCCCGGGAGCGGGGGCTGACCGTGGTGACCGTGGCCGACTCGGCGTTCGCGCCGGTCGCCGCCCACAGTGATCTGCTGATTCCGGCGGCCGTGGGGACCGGGCTGGCCTTCGACACCGCGTGCGCGCCGATGCTGCTGGGGCGCGTGCTGCTCGAGGCCATGTGCGACGGGCTGCCGGAGGCGCAGGCCCGGCTGGAGGAGTTCGACGCGCGGGCCGCCGCACGGGGGCTGTTCGTCGAGTAG
- a CDS encoding acetyl-CoA C-acetyltransferase, with protein MPEAVIVSAARSPIGRAFKGSLKDLRADDLTATIIQTALAKVPELDPKDIDDLMLGCGLPGGEQGNNLGRIIAVQMGMDHLPGCTVTRYCSSSLQTSRMALHAIKAGEGDVFISAGVEMVSRFTKGNSDSLPDTHNPLFADAEARTAARAEQEGTSWTDPREEGLAPDAYIAMGQTAENLARIKGVTRQDMDEFGVRSQNLAEEAIKNGFWEREITPVTTPDGTVVSKDDGPRAGVTLEGVQGLKPVFRPDGLVTAANCCPLNDGAAALVIMSDTKARELGLTPLARIVSTGVSGLSPEIMGYGPVEASKQALRRAGLTIDDIDLAEINEAFAAQVIPSYRDLGLPLDKVNVNGGAIAVGHPFGMTGARITGTLINSLQFHDKQFGLETMCVGGGQGMAMVIERLS; from the coding sequence ATGCCCGAAGCCGTGATCGTCTCTGCCGCCCGTTCGCCCATCGGCCGGGCCTTCAAAGGGTCCCTCAAGGACCTGCGCGCGGACGACCTGACCGCGACCATCATCCAGACGGCGCTGGCCAAGGTCCCCGAGCTGGACCCGAAGGACATCGACGACCTGATGCTCGGCTGCGGCCTTCCCGGCGGGGAGCAGGGCAACAACCTGGGCCGCATCATCGCCGTACAGATGGGGATGGACCACCTCCCCGGCTGCACGGTCACCCGTTACTGCTCGTCCTCGCTCCAGACCAGCCGCATGGCGCTGCACGCCATCAAGGCCGGCGAGGGCGACGTCTTCATCTCGGCCGGCGTCGAGATGGTGTCCCGCTTCACCAAGGGGAACTCCGACAGCCTGCCGGACACGCACAACCCGCTCTTCGCCGACGCCGAGGCGCGCACCGCCGCCCGCGCCGAGCAGGAGGGCACGAGCTGGACCGACCCGCGCGAGGAGGGCCTCGCCCCGGACGCGTACATCGCGATGGGGCAGACCGCCGAGAACCTGGCCCGGATCAAGGGCGTCACCCGCCAGGACATGGACGAGTTCGGCGTGCGGTCGCAGAACCTCGCCGAGGAAGCCATCAAGAACGGCTTCTGGGAGCGCGAGATCACCCCCGTGACCACGCCGGACGGCACGGTCGTCTCGAAGGACGACGGCCCCCGCGCGGGCGTCACCCTGGAGGGCGTGCAGGGCCTGAAGCCGGTGTTCCGCCCCGACGGGCTCGTCACCGCCGCCAACTGCTGCCCGCTCAACGACGGCGCCGCCGCACTGGTGATCATGTCCGACACCAAGGCGCGCGAGCTGGGCCTGACCCCGCTGGCCCGCATCGTCTCGACGGGCGTCTCCGGCCTGTCCCCCGAGATCATGGGCTACGGCCCCGTCGAGGCCAGCAAGCAGGCGCTCCGGCGCGCCGGGCTGACCATCGACGACATCGACCTGGCCGAGATCAACGAGGCGTTCGCCGCCCAGGTCATCCCCTCCTACCGTGACCTCGGGCTGCCCCTGGACAAGGTCAACGTCAACGGCGGTGCGATCGCCGTGGGCCACCCCTTCGGCATGACCGGCGCCCGCATCACCGGCACGCTGATCAACAGCCTCCAGTTCCACGACAAGCAGTTCGGCCTGGAGACGATGTGCGTGGGCGGCGGCCAGGGCATGGCCATGGTGATCGAGCGGCTGAGCTGA
- the hutU gene encoding urocanate hydratase: MSGPRPVRAPRGTELSALGWQQEAALRMLQNNLDPEVAEHPDKLVVYGGTGKAARDWRSFDAMVRTLRTLKQDETMLVQSGRPVGVMQTHEWAPRVLIANSNLVGDWANWEEFRRLEALGLTMYGQMTAGSWIYIGTQGILQGTYETFAAVAAKKFDGTLAGTITLTAGLGGMGGAQPLAVTMNDGVAICVDVDPRAIERRIEHKYLDVRADSLEHALRLAVEARDARRPLSIGLLGNAAELLPRMLAEGAPIDIVTDQTSAHDPLAYLPVGVDFDDMASYAAKDPAGFTTRARESMARHVEAMVGFMDAGAEVFDYGNSIRGEAQLAGYARAFDFPGFVPAYIRPLFCEGKGPFRWAALSGEASDIHKTDKALLDLFPENESLHRWIRMAGERVHFQGLPARICWLGQGERDKAGDMFNGMVGNGTLAAPLAIGRDHLDCGSVASPYRETEAMLDGSDAIADWPLLNAMVNVASGASWVSIHHGGGVGMGRSLHAGQVSVADGTKLAGEKIRRVLTNDPGMGVIRHVDAGYDIAESVADEKGVRIPMREDGTA, translated from the coding sequence ATGTCAGGACCCCGCCCCGTACGGGCACCGCGCGGTACGGAACTGAGCGCCCTGGGATGGCAGCAGGAAGCCGCCCTCCGCATGCTGCAGAACAACCTCGACCCCGAGGTCGCGGAGCACCCCGACAAGCTCGTCGTCTACGGCGGCACGGGCAAGGCGGCCCGCGACTGGCGGTCCTTCGACGCCATGGTCCGTACGCTGCGGACGCTCAAGCAGGACGAGACGATGCTCGTCCAGTCCGGACGGCCGGTGGGCGTCATGCAGACCCACGAGTGGGCGCCGCGCGTCCTGATCGCCAACTCCAACCTGGTCGGCGACTGGGCCAACTGGGAGGAGTTCCGCCGTCTGGAGGCCCTCGGGCTGACCATGTACGGGCAGATGACCGCCGGGTCCTGGATCTACATCGGGACGCAGGGCATCCTCCAGGGCACCTACGAGACGTTCGCCGCGGTCGCCGCGAAGAAGTTCGACGGCACCCTGGCAGGCACGATCACCCTCACCGCCGGACTCGGCGGCATGGGCGGCGCCCAGCCCCTCGCGGTGACGATGAACGACGGCGTCGCGATCTGCGTCGACGTCGACCCGCGCGCCATCGAGCGCCGTATCGAGCACAAGTACCTGGACGTGCGGGCCGACTCCCTGGAGCACGCGCTCCGGCTGGCGGTGGAGGCGCGCGACGCCCGCCGCCCGCTCTCCATCGGACTGCTCGGCAACGCTGCGGAGCTGCTTCCGCGCATGCTCGCCGAGGGCGCCCCCATCGACATCGTGACCGACCAGACCTCGGCCCACGACCCGCTCGCGTACCTCCCCGTCGGTGTCGACTTCGACGACATGGCCTCGTACGCGGCGAAGGACCCGGCGGGCTTCACCACCCGCGCGCGTGAGTCGATGGCCAGGCACGTCGAGGCCATGGTCGGCTTCATGGACGCGGGTGCGGAGGTCTTCGACTACGGCAACTCGATCCGGGGCGAGGCCCAGCTCGCCGGTTACGCGCGCGCGTTCGACTTCCCCGGCTTCGTGCCCGCCTACATCCGTCCGCTCTTCTGCGAGGGCAAGGGCCCGTTCCGCTGGGCGGCGCTCTCGGGCGAGGCCTCGGACATCCACAAGACCGACAAGGCGCTCCTGGACCTCTTCCCGGAGAACGAGTCGCTGCACCGGTGGATCAGGATGGCGGGCGAGCGTGTCCACTTCCAGGGCCTGCCCGCGCGCATCTGCTGGCTCGGCCAGGGCGAGCGCGACAAGGCGGGCGACATGTTCAACGGCATGGTCGGCAACGGCACCCTCGCCGCCCCGCTCGCGATCGGCCGCGACCACCTGGACTGCGGCTCGGTGGCGTCCCCGTACCGCGAGACGGAGGCCATGCTCGACGGGTCCGACGCGATCGCGGACTGGCCGCTCCTGAACGCCATGGTGAACGTCGCCTCGGGCGCCTCCTGGGTCTCCATCCACCACGGCGGCGGCGTCGGCATGGGCCGCTCCCTCCACGCGGGCCAGGTCTCGGTCGCCGACGGCACGAAGCTGGCCGGCGAGAAGATCCGCCGCGTCCTCACCAACGACCCGGGCATGGGCGTCATCCGGCACGTGGACGCGGGCTACGACATCGCGGAGTCGGTCGCGGACGAGAAGGGCGTACGGATCCCGATGCGCGAGGACGGCACCGCGTGA
- a CDS encoding cystathionine beta-synthase, producing MRFHDSMISLVGNTPLVRLRNVSAGIQATVLAKVEYFNPGGSVKDRIALRMIEAAEQSGELKPGGTIVEPTSGNTGVGLAIVAQQKGYKCVFVCPDKVSTDKINVLRAYGAEVVVCPTAVDPEHPDSYYNVSDRLVRETPGAWKPDQYSNPNNPRSHYETTGPELWEQTEGRITHFVAGVGTGGTITGTGRYLKEISGNGVRIVGADPEGSVYSGGSGRPYLVEGVGEDFWPSAYDRTVTDEIVAVSDKDSFQMTRRLAKEEGLLVGGSCGMAVVAALEVARRLGPEDVVVVLLPDSGRGYMSKIFNDEWMADYGFLEDAGPSARVGAVLDFKEGPLPSLVHMHPEETVGEAIDVLREYGVSQMPIVKPGAGHPDVMAAEVIGSVVERELLDALFTQRATLSDSLEKHMSAPLPQVGSGEPVEDLMAVLSGADGADAAIVLVEGKPTGVVSRQDLLAFLAKDAAPKP from the coding sequence GTGCGATTCCACGATTCGATGATCAGTCTTGTCGGCAACACCCCGCTGGTCAGGCTGCGCAATGTGTCGGCAGGCATTCAGGCGACGGTCCTGGCCAAGGTCGAGTACTTCAATCCCGGCGGGTCGGTGAAGGACCGCATCGCGCTGCGCATGATCGAGGCCGCCGAGCAGAGCGGTGAGCTGAAGCCCGGTGGCACGATCGTGGAGCCGACCAGCGGCAACACGGGCGTGGGCCTGGCCATCGTCGCCCAGCAGAAGGGCTACAAGTGCGTCTTCGTCTGCCCGGACAAGGTGTCCACGGACAAGATCAACGTGCTGCGCGCCTACGGGGCGGAGGTCGTCGTCTGCCCGACGGCCGTCGACCCCGAGCACCCGGACTCGTACTACAACGTCTCCGACCGCCTGGTCAGGGAGACGCCGGGGGCCTGGAAGCCCGACCAGTACTCGAACCCCAACAACCCGCGCTCGCACTACGAGACCACGGGCCCGGAGCTCTGGGAGCAGACGGAGGGGAGGATCACCCACTTCGTCGCGGGCGTCGGCACCGGCGGCACGATCACCGGTACGGGCCGCTACCTCAAGGAGATCAGCGGTAACGGCGTGCGGATCGTCGGCGCCGACCCGGAGGGCTCCGTCTACTCCGGCGGCTCGGGGCGCCCCTACCTCGTGGAGGGCGTGGGTGAGGACTTCTGGCCGAGCGCCTACGACCGTACGGTCACGGACGAGATCGTCGCGGTCTCCGACAAGGACTCCTTCCAGATGACCCGCCGCCTCGCCAAGGAGGAGGGCCTGCTCGTCGGCGGTTCCTGCGGCATGGCGGTCGTCGCGGCCCTGGAGGTCGCCAGGCGCCTGGGCCCGGAGGACGTCGTCGTCGTCCTGCTGCCCGACAGCGGCCGCGGCTACATGAGCAAGATCTTCAACGACGAGTGGATGGCCGACTACGGCTTCCTGGAGGACGCCGGGCCGTCCGCCCGGGTCGGCGCGGTGCTCGACTTCAAGGAGGGGCCGCTCCCCTCCCTCGTCCACATGCACCCCGAGGAGACGGTCGGCGAGGCCATCGACGTCCTGAGGGAGTACGGCGTCTCCCAGATGCCGATCGTGAAGCCGGGCGCGGGACACCCGGACGTGATGGCCGCCGAGGTCATCGGTTCCGTCGTGGAGCGCGAGCTCCTGGACGCGCTGTTCACCCAGCGGGCCACGCTGTCCGACTCCCTGGAGAAGCACATGTCGGCCCCGCTGCCGCAGGTCGGCTCGGGGGAGCCCGTCGAGGACCTCATGGCGGTGCTCAGCGGCGCGGACGGCGCCGACGCGGCGATCGTCCTCGTCGAGGGCAAGCCGACCGGAGTCGTGAGCAGGCAGGATCTGCTGGCGTTCCTGGCGAAGGACGCGGCGCCCAAGCCGTAG
- a CDS encoding DUF4287 domain-containing protein, with protein sequence MSHVFSEETHRNLLSRIPRCTGRDISDWLRTVDEGPSLFRFEEKVSWLRSEHDLTYGHAKAIIHEYDLRRAARKLL encoded by the coding sequence ATGTCGCATGTCTTCTCCGAAGAAACCCATCGCAACCTGCTCTCCCGGATCCCCCGTTGCACCGGTCGTGACATCTCCGACTGGCTCCGCACGGTCGACGAAGGGCCCTCCCTCTTCCGCTTCGAGGAGAAGGTCAGCTGGCTGCGGAGCGAACACGACCTCACCTACGGCCACGCCAAGGCGATCATCCACGAGTACGACCTGAGACGGGCCGCGCGGAAGCTCCTCTGA
- a CDS encoding roadblock/LC7 domain-containing protein: MVPEAEAQDVLDELQRLRARVPLLTGALAASTDGLIVAQDTPGIEAEGVAALTAAALGVSVRMTDATGRGGFRELLIRGESGYIATYAAGSSAVLTLLAEDRINVGRLHLEGRRAGARIGELVDASQDRPDRPVPPPRPQQSRALPRRTVTPDST; this comes from the coding sequence ATGGTGCCCGAGGCAGAGGCGCAGGACGTCCTCGACGAGCTCCAGCGGTTACGCGCCCGGGTGCCCCTCCTGACCGGCGCGCTGGCCGCCAGTACGGACGGCCTGATCGTCGCCCAGGACACCCCGGGCATCGAGGCCGAGGGAGTCGCCGCGCTGACCGCCGCCGCACTCGGCGTCTCGGTCCGGATGACCGACGCCACCGGACGCGGCGGCTTCCGCGAACTCCTGATCCGTGGCGAGAGCGGCTACATCGCCACCTACGCGGCGGGCTCCTCCGCCGTCCTCACCCTGCTGGCGGAGGACCGCATCAACGTCGGCCGGCTCCACCTGGAAGGCCGCCGCGCCGGGGCGCGCATCGGCGAACTGGTCGACGCCTCCCAGGACCGGCCCGACCGCCCCGTGCCGCCTCCACGGCCGCAGCAGTCGCGGGCCCTGCCCCGCCGCACCGTCACCCCGGACTCCACGTGA
- a CDS encoding thioredoxin domain-containing protein, with the protein MIPANTRGPGGVIVRYGDAEAEHVLSVYADLRCPYCKRMELDLGAVMERAADEGRFAVDHHFATFIDDSAGGSGSMEALAALGAAADEGQKPFMHFLRALYADQPSEDVDAFADRDNLLRLAGEVEALHTDAFRQKVAERTYLPWAAQVSAAFGTSGVRSTPTVLIDRTPVPVINSMGYAVTPEAFLAEVTSR; encoded by the coding sequence ATGATCCCAGCCAATACGAGAGGGCCGGGCGGCGTCATCGTCCGCTACGGCGACGCCGAGGCCGAGCACGTACTGAGCGTCTACGCCGACCTGCGCTGCCCCTACTGCAAGCGCATGGAGCTCGACCTCGGAGCCGTGATGGAGCGGGCGGCGGACGAGGGTAGATTCGCGGTGGACCACCATTTCGCCACGTTCATCGACGACTCCGCCGGAGGCAGCGGCTCCATGGAGGCGCTGGCCGCGCTGGGAGCCGCCGCGGACGAGGGGCAGAAGCCGTTCATGCACTTCCTGCGGGCGCTGTACGCCGATCAGCCCAGCGAGGACGTGGACGCCTTCGCCGACCGGGACAACCTGCTGCGACTGGCCGGCGAGGTCGAGGCACTGCACACCGACGCCTTCCGGCAGAAGGTCGCCGAACGCACCTACCTGCCCTGGGCGGCGCAGGTGTCGGCGGCCTTCGGGACGAGCGGCGTCCGGTCCACCCCGACGGTGCTGATCGACCGCACCCCGGTCCCGGTCATCAACTCCATGGGGTACGCGGTCACCCCGGAGGCGTTCCTCGCCGAGGTGACCTCTCGCTGA